CTGTCCCGGGTACACGCATTCCGGGCTGTGCACGACAGCCTTAGGCGTCTCAAGACCGAGACGATCGATATCCTCTATATTCATCGTGAAGATCCGGCGACACCTCTCGCTGAGACTATCGGCGCCATTGCAGATCTGATCAGGACCGGTGCGATCCGTCATTTCGGAGTGTCCAATGTCAGAGCGTGGCGGATCGCCGAGATCTGCCGCCTATGCGACGATATCGGTATTGCGCGCCCGGTGGTCAGCCAACCCTATTACAACGCATTGAACCGGATGCCCGAAGTCGAGATCCTGCCTGCTTGCGCCCATTTCGGCATCGGGGTGGCCCCGTATAGTCCACTGGCGCGCGGCGTGTTGACCGGCAAATATGCCCCCAACGCGGCGCCTGCTGCAGACAGCCGCGCGGGGAGGGGCGACAAGCGCATCATGGAAACCGAATTTCGCAGGGAAAGTCTCGACATCGCGCAAACCATCGTAACGCATGCCGCTGAACGCGGCATCACGCCCGGACAGTTTGCGATCGCCTGGGTGCTCAACAACCGCCTGATTACCGCACCCATCGCTGGTCCCCGCACGGAAGCGCAGTGGGACGACTACCAGGGCGGATTGACCTATCGTTTCACCGCCGAAGACGAAGCGCTGGTCGACCGTCTGGTTCCGCCGGGTCACCCTTCAACTCCAGGCTACACCGACCCGGCTTATCCACTCGAAGGACGCGTCGTCACCTGATCATACGACAGCGAGATCGGGCGGATACGCGTGCCGAGCAACGACAACCTTGTTTCTGCCGCTGCGTTTGGCGGCGTAAAGCGCCTTGTCCGCCGCGTTGACCAGTTGATCGATGCCTTCGAACGACCGGTCGCTCGCGACCACCCCGATGCTGACGGTCACGATGTCGATCGCATCGTCCCGATGCCGATGCGCTATTGCTGCGGCAGCGATAGCGCCGCACAATCTCGCGGCAACGGATTCAGCCTCCGTCTCGGTCGCATTCTGCAATGACACCGCGAATTCCTCGCCCCCGTAGCGCGAGACCAGATCGCCCTCGTGGCGGAGATTATCACGCAGCACGCGGGCGACTTGCTGAAGGCAGCGATCTCCTGCCTGGTGCCCGTAATTGTCGTTGAACGCTTTGAAAAAATCGACGTCGATCATCATCACGGAAAGTGGCTGGCGTAGATCGCGGCATGTCGCCAGCGCAGCCGCCGACTGGCTTGCGAACTGACGCCGGTTGGGTATCTCGGTAAGGTGATCGATATTCGACATCCTCGACAGCTTGAGTTCGGATCGAAATGATTGAACGAGTTGCTGGTTGATCTCAGCGATCAGTTCAAAGAGCCCATAGAGCAAAGCCGGTATCAGCAGCAGCAGAAAACTATAGGCATCGTCATTGGCAAACAGTGCACCGGCCATGATCGGTACCAGGCTCGTGAGCAACTGAAGCTTGGCAATTCGCGGTGCTCCGGCATTGCGGGCTGCCACGCCACCCGCCGAAGCGACCGTGGTTACAAGCACCATGGTATACAGTACCGGGTCCCCGGAGAGAGCGAGACAGTCGAAGCACAGGATGCCCCAGCATAGTGACGAGGCGATGGCGAGAATTCCGAAACCGACCGTCAATCGGTCGAGCCCGCGTCCATCAGGTTTGACCAGTTGCCGCTGAAACTGCCTGATCAGAGTTGCCCGGGCGACAACGAAGCCGAACCCGAGACCACCGCACCAAAGCGGCAGAATTGCACCGCTTCGCTCGAAGCTGAACACGCCACACCCGAACCCGGCAACGCCGACCAGCAGGACGTTGGCGATCCGCCCAAAGAGGGCGTTGATGAGTGACTCCCGCACCTCGATCGGATGATTGCGCTCATCCATGCTTGTCAGCACGTTCATCATCAACCTGATCAGATTGCCAGCTACCCATTGTCGTAGGATCATCGACCGTTTCATTGCTTCGGCAACCTGCAGCCCCCCACGCACCGCGCTCTTGCGATCGTACAGATCATTCCGGTTCATGATTCGATGCCATTCCGGTATTATGCCTCCAACAAATTATGGAAGAGTTAATTCTCATCCGCAGTCGCGCCCGGTCTCGGCCGCGCCTGCCGCGAGTTATCCACCCTTTTCTCCCGACTCAGAGGATCACGGGTCTGTCTTGATCGCCCGGGGATGGGTAATATGGGCATGATGAATGCCATTGATCCCCCGCTGTTCGGCCTGTCCCAACGCCAGCCCCCGGCCAATCTCGAGGCCGAGCAGGCCTTGCTTGGAGCCCTACTTGCCAACAACAAGGCTTATGAGCGGGTCTCGGAGTTCCTCGCTCCCGAGCATTTCGCCGACGCCGTGCATGGGCGGATTTTCGAGGCGATCGCCCGGCGCATCGAAGCCGGGCAACTGGCCGATCCGGTGACGCTGCGCTCGACCTTCGAACATTCCGGCCTGCTGGATGAAGTCGGCGGTCCCGCCTATCTCGCGCAGCTACTATCGGCCATGGTCGGCATCATCAATGCCGGGGATTACGGTCGGACGATCTATGATGCCTGGATCAGGCGCCAGCTGATCGATCTCGGCGAAGTGACCGTCAACCGCGCCTTCGGGGCCGAACCCGAACTCGACGGTTCATCGCAGATCGAGGCGGCGGAGCAGGCGCTGTTCGATCTGGCAACTCGCGGCGGCGCCGAAGGCAGCGCGATGAGCTTCGAGACCGCACTCACCATGGCAATCGATACGGCAGCCAAGGCGTTCGAGCGCGACGGCAAGGTGTCGGGACTGACCACCGGACTGACCGACCTCGACAACAAAACCGGCGGCCTCCACCCCTCCGATTTGCTGATTCTCGCCGGACGCCCCGGCATGGGCAAGACCGCTCTGGCGACCAAGATTGCCTACGGTGCGGCCCAGGCTCTCCTGAATGAGGCACGGGTGGATAATGCCAACGCCGAGGCCAAGCAGGCAGTGGTGATTTTTTCGCTCGAAATGAGCGCCGAGCAACTCGCGACCCGCTTGCTCGCCGAAGAAGCGCGGGTTTCCTCGGATCGTATCCGGCGGGGCGAGATCGGCCAGAAGGATTTCGACAATTTTGTCGCCGTGTCACGGCGGATTTCGCGCCTGCCGCTGGTGATCGACGATACCCCGGCAATCACCCTTTCCGCCATGAGGACGCGCTGCCGTCGACTCAAGCGCACACGCGGGCTTGCGCTCATCGTGGTCGATTACCTCCAGTTGATGCGACCCGCCGCCGGGACCAAACCGGACAACCGGGTGCTGGAAATCAGCCAGATCACCCAGGGTCTCAAGGCGATCGCCAAGGAACTGGTCGTACCGGTGCTGGCCCTGTCGCAGCTGTCGCGCGCCGTCGAATCCCGCGAGGACAAGCGGCCTCAACTGTCCGACCTTCGGGAGTCGGGCACGATCGAGCAGGATGCTGATGCGGTGATGTTCGTTTATCGCGACGAATACTATCTGCAGATGCGCATGCCCAAGCCGACCGACATGAAGGACGCCGATTTCCAGACGGCGTTGGATGACTGGCAACGCAAGATGGAACTGGTTCACAACAAGGCGGAATTGCTGCTTGCCAAGCAGCGACATGGGCCCACCGGGACGATCCAGTTATTTTTTGAAGCCGAATTTACTCGATTTGCCGATCTGGACACCCAACATGAATAATCTCGGATCGGGAAAAAGGACTCCACCCTATGGCGACAATGATCGGCAACAACGCTTGCGCAGGTTTTTCAGAGGCTGACCGCCTTCTGGTCGATCAGGCGGCCGCCCGCTTCGTCGCCTCGCGCGGTCTGTTCACCCGCGCGCTCAACCGGGTGGGTCGTACCGCAGGCAGTGCGGTCGAGCGGGCGATCAACTGGATTGCGCCGAATGGTCGGCGCGCGGTCGAGGAATATGCCTCTGAAGCCATGTGGTCGCTGCTCAGCGCGTCGCGTTTCGGGCTGGCGGGCAAGCATGTGGGTGTCGCGCCCGAACAGCGTTACCGAAATGCGGTTGCGGTGAGCGGGGCGCTGTCCGGGTTATCGGGGGGCGTGTTGGGACTTGCCGACATTCCCTTCACGATGACGATGATGTTCCGCTCGATTGCCGAAATCGCCCGCAGCCATGGCGAGGATCTCGATGATTTCGAAACCCGCCGCGCCTGCCTCGAAGTGTTCGGTTTCGGCACCATCCGTGATGAAAACGAGGATATCGAGGCGAGCTACTGGGCGGTGCGCGGCGCCATGACCCATGCACCGATCTCGATTTTTCTGCGAACCGTGGCCTCGCGGTTTTCGGTCGTGATGTCCGATCAGGTGCTGGCCTCGATGGTTCCGGTCGTCGGCGCGGTGGCCGGTGCGGGAGTGAACTACCTGTTCATGGGCTATTTTCAGACGATGGCGCAGGTTCATTTCACGCTTCGGTCGCTCGAACGGAAATATGGCGATGCCGAGGCCGTGCGCGCCTGTTTCGATCGACATGTCGAGGAATACCGGCAGCGAAAACATCTGTTTCGTAATGCCGCCTGAGCCTGCCTGACCGGATGTTTGCGCCGACTCTTACGATCGATGTCGGTGCGGTGATCGCGAACTGGTCGCGTCTCGCCGCACGCCACGCCGGCGAGACCGCCGCCGTATTGAAGGCGGATGCCTACGGTCTTGGTGCGGCCCTGATTGGACCCGCTCTTGCACAAGCCGGATGCCGACGATTTTTCGTCGCGACCGCAGATGAAGGCGCTGCACTCCGTAGCGTGCTGCCAACCGCATGGATCGCGGTGCTGAACGGATGTCCGCCGGGTGCCGAACGCGATTTCGCCGGCCATAGCCTGATCCCCGCTTTGAACTCCCTGGCCGACGCAATCCGGTGGAGTGATGCCGCGCATAAATCGGACAGGCGGTTTCCGGCTCTGCTTCACGTGGACACCGGGATGAACCGCCTCGGAGTCGACAGCGCCGATCTCGCCCGGCTTGTTACCGAACCGGAGCGTATTGGAGGCGCTTCCCTGCAATACGTCATGAGTCACCTCATTTCGGCGGAACGCCCCGAAGCTGCCGAAACAGAAATCCAGGCCAAACGCTTCGCAGCAGTGGCTGCTTCGTTTCCAGGACTCAGAACGAGTTTTGCGAACTCTGCGGGGCTGTTTCTCGGCCCGGATTTCGCCTCCGATCTCGCACGTCCGGGGATCGCGCTGTACGGTGGTAATCCGACACCGGGCTCGGCCAATCCGATGCGTCCCGTCGTCCATCTCGCAGCTCCGATCGTGCAGGTTCGGGCCATCGAGGCCGGAGAGACGGTCGGCTATGATGCGAGCTGGCAGGCAATGCGCCCCTCCCGGATCGCCACTATCGCAGTCGGTTACGCCGACGGCATGCCCCGGGCCTTGGCCGGCCGCCTTGTTGCACAGCATCAGGGCCGCGGCATTCGGTCCGTCGGCCGGATCTCGATGGATCTGATGACATTCGATGTCACCGATTATCCGGATATCTTGGTGGGCGACGCTATCGAGTTGATCGGCCCCAACCACGGAATCGACGACATCGCGACCGAAGCCGGCACGATCGGCTACGAGATTCTGACCAGCCTGGGGCGCCGCTATCGGCGCGTCGCAAAATCGGTATAATCAACACATGAACCTCGTGCTCGATCCGGTGGCCACGCTCGGCCGATTTGTCCTTTCCATCATCACTCTGCTTGGCGAACTGGCGATATTCACTGTCGCGGCGCTGGCAGGTTTATTTCGCCCGCCATTCTATTTGCGTAATTTCGGGCGGGCCTTGATGGAGATCGGTTTTTTCAGCCTGCCCGTGGTGGCCCTGACCGCTGTGTTCACGGGTATGGTACTGGCACTGCAGAGCTATGTCGGGTTCTCCCGGTTCGACAGTTCGAGTGTAATCGCAAGCGTCGTCGTCTTGTCGCTTACGCGGGAACTCGGACCGGTTTTGGCCGGGTTGATGGTTGCCGGCCGCGCCGGTTCCGCCATGGCAGCCGAACTGGGGACCATGCGCGTCACCGACCAGATCGATGCGCTCTCGACGCTTTCGACCGATCCGATGCGCTACCTTGTGACACCACGACTCCTCGCCGGCGTGATCGCGCTGCCGTTGCTGGTTGTCGTCGCCGATATTCTGGGGGTGGCAGGCGGCTTTCTGGTATCAACGGTACGGCTCGGCTTCGACCCGACCGCGTATCTACAGGATACGTTGAGCTATCTTAAAGCGGCGGACGTGGTTTCGGGATTGATCAAATCAGCCGTGTTCGGCTTCATCATCGCGTTGATGGGATGTTTCCATGGCTATCGCTCACGCGGCGGTGCGCAAGGCGTCGGCGGCGCAACCACTGCCGCCGTGGTCTCCGCTTCCATCATGATCCTTGCTTTCGATTATGTCTTGACCCAGGCCTTCTTCACCCCCTGAGCATAATCATCATCGACGGCGATCAACCCATCTTTATGGCGCTCATGCGACGATCGCGTCGGCGCGCACCGGACATCAAACTGGAGGCGTCAGTCGCGCCATGAGCCAATCCCCCGCAAATCAACCAAAAATTCGCATCCGCGGCCTGAAAAAGGCATTCGGTGCCAAACGCGTGCTCGACGGCATCGACCTCGATGTAATGCCGGGGACCGGCATGGTTATCATCGGCGGGTCCGGCACGGGAAAATCCGTGCTTCTGAAATGCATTCTGGGCATGATCCGGCCGGATGCGGGTGAAATCCTGATCGACGGCGAAGACGTCTTGAAGGCAAAGCCGGCGCGTGCCCGGGTATTGCGTGATCAGATCGGCATGTTGTTTCAGAACGGCGCCTTGTTCGATAGTCGCACGGTATGGGAGAACGTTGCGTTCGGGCTTCTGGCCCGGGGCAAGGTGACCCGTTCGGAAGCGCGTACTGTCGCGGCACGAGTGCTCTCACAAGTCGGGCTCGATGCGAGTGTGGGCGATCTTTCCCCCGCCGAACTCTCGGGCGGCATGCAGAAGCGGGTTGCCCTCGCCCGTGCGATCGCAGCCGAACCCTCGATCATGTTTTTCGACGAACCGACCACCGGTCTCGACCCGATCATGGGCGCGGTGATCGACGGCCTGATCGTCGATTGCGTCAAGCGCCTTGGATCCACCTCGATTGCAATCACCCATGACATGGCGAGCGCGGCTCGGATTGGCGATCGGATCGCCATGCTGCTCGACGGTAAATTGATCTGGCAAGGCGATGCCGCGTCGGTGATGAACAGCGGCAACCCCATGGTCGACCAATTCGTTCACGGCCGTAGTGAGGGGCCGATAAAGATGGCGTTGCGAAAGTGATGATACGGGGCGAAACCTATCGACGCGTTGATCCGTGACCAAAAAAAACCCGGGACGATGTCCCGGGTTTTGCCGTTATATCGATTGCAGATATCAGGCGATCGAACTCGTACCGATCGAGCCTTGGATGCTTGCCGCAGAAACACCGGTCAGGGTGATGTGCGTACCGTCGCTCAGAGTGACCAACGCTCCCGGCGAGCCACTTGTGGTAACCTGAGTGATCGCGGCAATGTTGGTGCCGTCGACCGCGAACAGTTGACTGGTCTTGCCGAAATTCGTGATCACGTCGTTGCCGCCGGAATTGCCGGAGGTTCCGAAGAAAAAGATGTTCGACGAACCCGTCATGGTCGAGCCGGTCATGGTTGCCGAACCAGTCGACCCGAAGAAATACTGGGTGTCCTTACCGGAACCCATCATGACGTCCGTTCCGCTGCCCGCGGCGAAAAGGTTGGTGCCCGTAACCGACGTCGCCATAAGCGTCTCATTGCCCGAACCGGCGAAGAGATAATTGGCACCACTCGAGCTTGTCGCGCCACCGCCGCCGGCCACCAATGTGTCATTGTTGCCGCCGCCGACAAGGAAGACGCTGCCGTTGCCGCCGACCAGCGAGTTACTGCCGGAGGTACCGCCGATGAACGTGCCGCCGCCGTTACCGCCAAATACCGTGGCCTTACCAGCACCGGCATTCATTGAGCCGGCAACCGACCCGTTGATGAAATCGACACTGCCGGCATAGCCGGTCGGTGTTCCCGCGTAGACTGAGGCAGAACCTGTCGCGACGACCGTGTTCGAACCGGCATATGTTTTGACGGTATCCTCACCGGCGCTGACCGTAACGGCAGTGTTACCGAGCATATTGATTGTATCAGTCCCACCGGCCGCGACAACACTGTTCTTACCAGTGCCGGTGAAGAGATCGACGTTACTCGATGCCCCGAGAAGATAATTGGCGTTAGTTGCGCCACTGCCATTGAGCGTCAATGCGCCGGGAGCCTGCACCACAACTGAACTGTAGATACTCGATACACCGACGACATTCGAAACCGAACCCGCCGTCGTTGCCCCCACCGAATCGGTGTTGGACAGGACGAGGAGATTGCCGGTGCCGGAAACCGTGGAGCCGTAGACCGAACCATTCGCGAGATCACTGTTGGTCAGACCTTCAGTTCCACCAACTACGCTGAGACTGAGAGCACTCAGCGACGATTGCAGGCTGGTCAATGCAGACGTCGAAAGGCCCGACACCGGGACACTGACAGTGCCTGAAATCGTCGTGTTGTTGACACCGCCTACAACCGTAACGGAACTACTCATCGGGAAGCCTCCAAAAACTTAATTTATGGTTTCCAGATAACTGACCCGATGCTGCAAAGCAAGGAAAACTTCACGGTCATTTATTAACTTCTGATGGCACCCAGACTAACCAGCACCAGAAAACCGCAATATATGCCTCATTTTCGGGCAACCCCTTGCCGGTAACGGAAAGCCTCCCTTCCAGATCATTACGTTTCCTGCAGCGCACAATCGGGTTCGATAGTCGGCCAGAGTTAGTGCAGATTCCCTAACTCTCGCGCAAAAGTCTCCGATTTTAATGATCCGGACCCAATTCTCCCTAACTGATTTTTAGAATAATTTTGCCGACGTGAGAGCTATTTTCCATCACTTGATGCATTTTTGATACACTCTCCCACGAAGCAGTTTCCGCTATGACGGGTCGGACGCGGCCTGCCTCCAACCACGGCCACACGGTTTCGTGAAGTTGGGTCGCAATCGCCGCTTTTTCCGCAGCGGTACGGGGCCGCATCGTCGATCCCGTGACGGTGAGCCGCTTGATCATGATCGGCAGCAGGTCGAACTCCTGCGCCACGTTTCCCTGCATGAACGCAATCTGCACCAGCCTGCCGTCCCGCTTGAGGGCGGAAAGATTGCGCTGCGCATAAGGCGCACCGACCATGTCGAGGATCACATCGACTCCGGCTCCCTGGGTCATTTCCTTGATGTCGGACAGGAAATCAGCCTCCCGATAATTGATGGCGCCAGTCGCACCCAATTCGAGGCAGGCTGCGCACTTCGCACCCGATCCGGCGGTTGCGTACATCTCCGCGCCGAAGGCGACGCCCAGTTGAATTGCAGTCACGCCAATCCCGGACGTTCCGCCGTGAACCAGAACCGTCTCTCCGGGCGCGAGTCGTCCGAGTTGGAACAAATTGGCCCAAACGGTAAAGAAAGTCTCGGGAAGAGAGGCCGCCTGAACCGCATCGAAGCCAGCGGGCCAAGGCAGGCACTGTCCAGCCGGCACGGCGACAAATTCGGCATATCCGCCGCCATTGCACAGAGCCGTGACATGATCGCCGCGATTCCAGGTCGTAACCCCTGGCCCACAGGCCACCACCTCCCCGGCAACCTCCAGTCCAAGA
This sequence is a window from Acidiphilium acidophilum. Protein-coding genes within it:
- a CDS encoding aldo/keto reductase translates to MNQQYEDSTMQYRNLGRSGLKVSPLCLGTMMFGGATDEATARRIIDRAADQGINFIDTANVYNSGRSEEITGRAIASNRSQWVLATKFANAVGPGPNDRGLSRVHAFRAVHDSLRRLKTETIDILYIHREDPATPLAETIGAIADLIRTGAIRHFGVSNVRAWRIAEICRLCDDIGIARPVVSQPYYNALNRMPEVEILPACAHFGIGVAPYSPLARGVLTGKYAPNAAPAADSRAGRGDKRIMETEFRRESLDIAQTIVTHAAERGITPGQFAIAWVLNNRLITAPIAGPRTEAQWDDYQGGLTYRFTAEDEALVDRLVPPGHPSTPGYTDPAYPLEGRVVT
- a CDS encoding GGDEF domain-containing protein; the encoded protein is MNRNDLYDRKSAVRGGLQVAEAMKRSMILRQWVAGNLIRLMMNVLTSMDERNHPIEVRESLINALFGRIANVLLVGVAGFGCGVFSFERSGAILPLWCGGLGFGFVVARATLIRQFQRQLVKPDGRGLDRLTVGFGILAIASSLCWGILCFDCLALSGDPVLYTMVLVTTVASAGGVAARNAGAPRIAKLQLLTSLVPIMAGALFANDDAYSFLLLLIPALLYGLFELIAEINQQLVQSFRSELKLSRMSNIDHLTEIPNRRQFASQSAAALATCRDLRQPLSVMMIDVDFFKAFNDNYGHQAGDRCLQQVARVLRDNLRHEGDLVSRYGGEEFAVSLQNATETEAESVAARLCGAIAAAAIAHRHRDDAIDIVTVSIGVVASDRSFEGIDQLVNAADKALYAAKRSGRNKVVVARHAYPPDLAVV
- a CDS encoding replicative DNA helicase, coding for MNAIDPPLFGLSQRQPPANLEAEQALLGALLANNKAYERVSEFLAPEHFADAVHGRIFEAIARRIEAGQLADPVTLRSTFEHSGLLDEVGGPAYLAQLLSAMVGIINAGDYGRTIYDAWIRRQLIDLGEVTVNRAFGAEPELDGSSQIEAAEQALFDLATRGGAEGSAMSFETALTMAIDTAAKAFERDGKVSGLTTGLTDLDNKTGGLHPSDLLILAGRPGMGKTALATKIAYGAAQALLNEARVDNANAEAKQAVVIFSLEMSAEQLATRLLAEEARVSSDRIRRGEIGQKDFDNFVAVSRRISRLPLVIDDTPAITLSAMRTRCRRLKRTRGLALIVVDYLQLMRPAAGTKPDNRVLEISQITQGLKAIAKELVVPVLALSQLSRAVESREDKRPQLSDLRESGTIEQDADAVMFVYRDEYYLQMRMPKPTDMKDADFQTALDDWQRKMELVHNKAELLLAKQRHGPTGTIQLFFEAEFTRFADLDTQHE
- a CDS encoding EcsC family protein, whose amino-acid sequence is MATMIGNNACAGFSEADRLLVDQAAARFVASRGLFTRALNRVGRTAGSAVERAINWIAPNGRRAVEEYASEAMWSLLSASRFGLAGKHVGVAPEQRYRNAVAVSGALSGLSGGVLGLADIPFTMTMMFRSIAEIARSHGEDLDDFETRRACLEVFGFGTIRDENEDIEASYWAVRGAMTHAPISIFLRTVASRFSVVMSDQVLASMVPVVGAVAGAGVNYLFMGYFQTMAQVHFTLRSLERKYGDAEAVRACFDRHVEEYRQRKHLFRNAA
- the alr gene encoding alanine racemase, giving the protein MFAPTLTIDVGAVIANWSRLAARHAGETAAVLKADAYGLGAALIGPALAQAGCRRFFVATADEGAALRSVLPTAWIAVLNGCPPGAERDFAGHSLIPALNSLADAIRWSDAAHKSDRRFPALLHVDTGMNRLGVDSADLARLVTEPERIGGASLQYVMSHLISAERPEAAETEIQAKRFAAVAASFPGLRTSFANSAGLFLGPDFASDLARPGIALYGGNPTPGSANPMRPVVHLAAPIVQVRAIEAGETVGYDASWQAMRPSRIATIAVGYADGMPRALAGRLVAQHQGRGIRSVGRISMDLMTFDVTDYPDILVGDAIELIGPNHGIDDIATEAGTIGYEILTSLGRRYRRVAKSV
- a CDS encoding MlaE family ABC transporter permease, which codes for MNLVLDPVATLGRFVLSIITLLGELAIFTVAALAGLFRPPFYLRNFGRALMEIGFFSLPVVALTAVFTGMVLALQSYVGFSRFDSSSVIASVVVLSLTRELGPVLAGLMVAGRAGSAMAAELGTMRVTDQIDALSTLSTDPMRYLVTPRLLAGVIALPLLVVVADILGVAGGFLVSTVRLGFDPTAYLQDTLSYLKAADVVSGLIKSAVFGFIIALMGCFHGYRSRGGAQGVGGATTAAVVSASIMILAFDYVLTQAFFTP
- a CDS encoding ABC transporter ATP-binding protein translates to MSQSPANQPKIRIRGLKKAFGAKRVLDGIDLDVMPGTGMVIIGGSGTGKSVLLKCILGMIRPDAGEILIDGEDVLKAKPARARVLRDQIGMLFQNGALFDSRTVWENVAFGLLARGKVTRSEARTVAARVLSQVGLDASVGDLSPAELSGGMQKRVALARAIAAEPSIMFFDEPTTGLDPIMGAVIDGLIVDCVKRLGSTSIAITHDMASAARIGDRIAMLLDGKLIWQGDAASVMNSGNPMVDQFVHGRSEGPIKMALRK
- a CDS encoding NAD(P)H-quinone oxidoreductase, with protein sequence MSIPAEMRHITFNQPGGPDVLYLTTGPVPSLQSDEILIKVAAAGVNRPDIQQRKGAYPPPPGASPILGLEVAGEVVACGPGVTTWNRGDHVTALCNGGGYAEFVAVPAGQCLPWPAGFDAVQAASLPETFFTVWANLFQLGRLAPGETVLVHGGTSGIGVTAIQLGVAFGAEMYATAGSGAKCAACLELGATGAINYREADFLSDIKEMTQGAGVDVILDMVGAPYAQRNLSALKRDGRLVQIAFMQGNVAQEFDLLPIMIKRLTVTGSTMRPRTAAEKAAIATQLHETVWPWLEAGRVRPVIAETASWESVSKMHQVMENSSHVGKIILKIS